A window of Nonomuraea angiospora genomic DNA:
TCCCCGCCCGACAGGCTGGACAGCGGCCGGTCGCGGCCCACGTGGGACAGCCCCAGCCCGTGGAACGCCTTGTCGACCCGCGCGTCCGCCTCGTAGCCGCCCCGCAGCTCGTACGCCGTCAGCAGTTCCCCGTACTCCGCCATGACGTCATCGGTGAGCGACGACTCCAGCTCGCGGATCCGGCGCTCCATGGCGCGCAGGCCCGCCAGCGCGGCGTCGACGGCCTGCTGGACCGTGTGGCCGGGCGGCAGGTCGAGCGTCTGCCGGAGGTAGCCGGTGTCGTCGGCCAGCGTCACCTCGCCGTCGTCGGGACGCTCGACCCCGGCCAGCAGCCGTAGCAGCGTGGACTTGCCCGAGCCGTTCTCGCCGACGACGCCCACGCGCTCGCCTGGCTTCACGGACATGGACACGTCAGCGAGGACGGCCCGCTCGCCGTATGACTGGGAAACCCCTCGAAGGCTGATCAGGATGGAACTCCAATCGCAACTGTTGTAGCGTTAGTTTGCCATGCGGGAGACGTTAATGCAACTGGAGTAGTTTTTGGAGTCGAACAAGCGGCCGGGCGGGCGAAGTGCCCGGGTTCGGGACGCCGTACGGCAGGCCACCCTCGCCGAGCTGGCCGAGCGCGGATACCGGGGCCTGACGGTGGAGAACGTGGCCGAGCGGTCAGGGGTGCACAAGACGACCGTCTACCGGCGCTGGGGCAGCGTCGCGGGGCTGATCTCCGACGCCCTGGAGCTGGCCAGGGACGAGCCGTGGCCCATTCCCGACACGGGCTCGATCGAAGGCGACCTGAGGGGCATCGTCCAGCTGGTGCGCAGCGGCTTCGACGACCCGGAGCTGGGGCCGGTGTCGTCGGCGTTCGTGGCGGCGGCCGTACAGGATCCCGACGCGGCGCGGGCGCTGCACGAGTTCTTCACGGCCCGGCACGAGCAGTCGGCCGAGGTGGTGCGGCGGGCGGTCGCACGCGGTGAGCTGCCTGACGTCGTGGATGTCAGGGAGGTGATCAGGGTGGCCGTCGCGCCTGTCTACTACCGGTTGTTCGTGGCGCATGAGCCGGTCACCGAGCGGGACGCCGATCGCGCCGCCGACGCGGCGCTCGCCGCCGCCCGCGCCGGCGTTCTGTGAGCCACCACCCGTGCTGGGGTTCTGTGCGCCGGGCGTCCTCGTTCCAGGGGTTCTATGAGCCGGCCGCGCCGTCCCTGGGCTCCGGCAGCCGGCCGGCTCCTCCGGTCAGGGCTCCTTCTGGCCGCGTAGTTCGAAGTCGTCGAACGTCGTCTTCAGCAGCGACGTCTCGTCCTTGGGCGTACGCGCGAACAACCCCACGTACCCGTTCCCGAGCCCGTTCGGATCCTCCACCTGGTGCACCCGCTGGTCGTTCACCCACATCGTCAGCCGCACGGCCGATCCGGCCTGCTCGCACGCCGCCACCAGCCGGGCCTTGCCGGGCAGCCCGTCCACCTGCACCGGCTGGGCCAGCGTCCCGCCCGATCCGTCCACGATCCGCCGGATCCTGGCCTTCCCGGTCGTGTCGAGCGCGAACTCGTAGTACGTGTCGTCATCGTCCATGTTGTGGCAGTACACGCCGTACTCACCGCTCCCGACCGACTTCTTGACCTCGGCGGTGACGGCGACGACGACGGACGAGGGCAGCATCGGCGTGGGCGTGGCCGACGGGTCGGGCGTGGTGGTCGGCCTGGCGATGAGGAAGGGTATGGGCGCCTTCGCCCACCGCTCCTCGGACCCCTTCTCCACGTCCAGCCCGTACGTCCCGTCCGTCCGGTAGCCGTAGCTGGCCGTCTCGTCGGGGTCGTAGACGCCGTTCCAGCCACCGGAGGTCTGCGTGAAGTCCTCGCGGTAGAGAACGCTCATGTCGGGCGGCCCGCTGGGGCTGAACATCGCCCACGCGGCCACAGCGCCCGCCACCAGCACCGCCGCGGCCGCCGCCGCGACGCCCGCGATCAGCTTGGTGCGGTTGCCCTTGGACGGCTGCTGGACGGACGTGTACGGCGCCGTGGCCTGCTGCCAGGCCACCTGTACGGTCTGCGCCGCCTGTTCGGGCCCGGCCGAACGCCCGACGAGCTGGTCGAGCAGCTGCTGCGCGGTGGGCCGCGCGGCCGGGTCCTTGCGCAGCGCGGCCCCGACCAGCTCGCGCAGGCCGGGCTCGACCTCGCTGAGATCCGGCTCGGTGTTGAGCACCTGGTAGACGATCGAGGGCAGCGTGTCGCCGCCGAAGGGCGCCCTGCCGCTGGCGGCGAACGCGACCAGGCATCCCCACGAGAACACGTCGCAGGCCGGCGACACGGGTTCGCCCCGCAGCACCTCGGGAGCCATGTAGCGGGGCGTGCCCACCAGCTCGCCGGTGCCGGTGACGCCTCCGAGCGTGTCGAGCGCCCGCGCGATGCCGAAGTCGATCACGCGCGGGCCGACGGGCGACAGCAGCACGTTCGACGGCTTGAGGTCCCGGTGCACCACACCCGCGCCGTGGATGGCGGTCAGCGCGGTGGCCACGCTGACGGCCAGCGCGTCGAGGCTGGAGCCGCGCAGGGGGCCCGACTGGCGCACGGCGGCCTCGAGGTCGGGGCCGGGCACGTATTCGGTGACGACATAGAGCTGGTCGCCGTCGAGCGCGGCCTCGAGCACCGCGGCCGTGCAGAACCTGCGCACCCTCTGGGCGGCGTCCGCCTCCCTGCGGAACCGCATGCGGAACTGCTCGTGCTGGGTCAGCTCCGGGTTGATCACTTTGACGGCGACCCGCTGCCCAGCCGGATCCTCGGCGAGGTGGACCGTGCCCATGCCGCCCCGACCCAGCACGCTAAGCAACCTGTAGCGCCCGATGTGGGAGGTTTCACCGCTCACGCCGCGCTAGCTTACCGATCCGGCGCACACCGCGCAGGGCCGAGCACGCCACGTACACGGCACCCGGGGAAACCGGACCCGGCTGGCACTTCCCCGCACGGACGGAGTTGACTAGGCGTCATGCATGCCATCATCGTCTCCGCCCCTGGCGGTCCTGAGGTTCTCGAATACGTCGAGCGGCCCGATCCCGTCCCCGGCGAAGGGGAGATCGTGGTCGACGTCGCGGCCAGCGGGGTCAACTTCATCGACATCTACCACCGCTCCGGCGCGTACCCGCTCGACCTGCCCACGCCCATCGGCTCCGAGGGCGCGGGCACGGTCTCGGCCGTCGGGCCGGGGGTCCAGGGGATCGCCGTGGGCGACACCGTGGCCTGGGCCAACGTCCTGGGCAGCTACGCCGAGAAGGCGGTGGTCCCGGCGGACCGGGCGGTGCCCGTGCCCGACGGCGTCCCGGCCGACGTGGCCGCGGCGGCGATGCTGCAGGGGATGACCGCCCACTACCTCACCCACTCCACCCACGAGGTGCGGGAAGGCGACGAGGTGCTCGTCCACGCCGGTGCCGGCGGCATGGGGCAGCTGCTCGTCCAGCTGGCCAAGCTCAGGGGCGCCAAGGTCCACGCCACCGTCTCCACCAGCGAGAAGGAGAAGCTGGCCAGGCAGGCCGGCGCCGACGACGTGCTGCGGTACGACGACTTCGCCGAGGCGCTGCGGAACAAGATCGACGTGGTGTACGACGGCGTCGGCAAGACCACGTTCGAGGGCGGGCTGGAGGCGCTGCGGCCACGCGGCCTCATGGCCCTGTACGGCGCCGCCAGCGGCCCGGTCCCGCCGATCGACCCCCAGATCCTCAACCGCAACGGCTCGCTCTTCCTGACCAGGCCCACGCTCGTCCACTACATAGCCGAGCGCGAGGAGCTGCTGCGGCGCGCCTCCGACCTGTTCGGCTGGATCAAGTCGGGACAGCTCACCATCAACATCTCGCACCGCTACCCGCTGGCCGAGGCGCGCCAGGCGCACGAGGACCTGGCGGCCCGCCGGACGACAGGGAAACTGCTCCTCATACCCTGACGCCATGGACATCGCAGGATCGGTCTGGTCGTTCGCCCTCGTAGTGGCGCTGCTCACGCTCACCCCCGGCCTCGACACGGCCCTGGTCCTGCGTACGTCCCTGCTCGCGGGCAGGCGGGCGGCCTGGGGCGTGACGCTCGGCATCCAGCTCGGCACGCTCACGTGGGGCGTGCTCACCGCGGCGGGGCTGTCGGCGCTGCTGGCCGCCTCGCGGCTCGGCTACGAGATCCTGCGCTGGGCCGGCGTGGCGTACCTGGTGTGGATGGGCCTGCGCATGCTCCTGGCCAAGGCCGCGCCCCACGAGGAGCCGGAGCAGGCGGTGCGGTTCGGGGCCGGGTTCCGGCGCGGGCTGGTCACGAACCTGCTCAACCCCAAGGTCGGGGCGTTCTACGTGGCCATGCTGCCGCATTTCATCCCGGACGGGGCGCCGCACGCGGCCATGGGGTTGCTGCTGGCCGGCGTGCACGTGGCCGAGGGGCTGATGTGGAGCGCGGCGCTGATCGGGTTCGCGTCGCTGGTGAGCGGCTTCCTGCGGACGCCCGCCGTGCGCCGCTTCCTCGACCGCCTGACCGGCGTGGTCATCGTCGGCTTCGGCATCCGCCTCGCGCTCACCGACTGAAGCGGGGGCTCGCGGGCCAGCCCAGCAGCCGGGCCCCGAGCACGGCGGTCTCCAGGGTGAAGCGCTGCGTCGGGTCGTCCGGCGAGAAGCCGGTCAGCCTGCGGATGCGTTCCAGCCGGTACGTGACCGCCCGCGGGCTGAGCTCCAGCCGCCGGGCCGCGGCCGTCTGGTTGCCGTGCGAGGCGAAGACGGCCTCCAGCGTCTCCAGCAGCGGCTCGTGCCCGCCCCGCGCCCCCAGCAGCGGGCTCAGCACGCTGGTCACGAGGTCCTCGATCGCACCCCTGTCGCGCAGCAGCACGGGGAAGACCAGCAGGTCGGCCGCCTTGACCACGTCGGCCCTGAGCCCCAGCCCGTCGGCCAGCTCCAGGGCCTGCGCCGCCTCCCGGTAGGAGGCCACCACACCGCCGGGGCCGCGCTGCGGGCGTCCCACCGCGACCCGCCAACCGGCCGGGAAGCGGGCGCGTACGTGATGGGTGAACTCCCCCACCGCGGCCGGCAGCGTCGCCGGGGCCACGCACACCAGCAGCCCGTCGCGCACGGCCACGAGCACGTTGTGCGAGCCGAACCGGGCGACCAGGTCCCGCTCGACGCGGTCCTGGTCGCCGTCGCGCATGCCGCGGGCCACGGCCACCACGTACGACCCCGCCAGCCGCAGCCCGAAGTGCTCGGCCCGCTCCGCCAGCCGCTCGGCCCGCCCCTGGAGCAGGTCGTCCACGAACTCCCGCCACGCCTGTTCCTCCTCGCGGATGGCGGCGAGCTGCGCCCTCTCGTACCCCTCCATCAGCGCGGAGACCGCCTTGCGCAGCGCGGGCAGCGCGGCCGGCAGCCCCTCGCCGGCGGCGAGCGCGCAGTCCACCAGGGTCCGCAGCGGAACCCCCAGCGTGGCGGCGCGCCTGCCCGCGGCGCGGTAGGCGTCGAGCGCCTCACGGGCGGGTAAGCGGCCGGTCGCGGCGTGCTCGGCCAGCACCTGCCGGTGCCCGCCGAGCAGGTCGGCGAGCAGGTCGGCGGGCAGGTCGGCGGGCAGCCCGGAGATCGCCATCACACTCCTACGTCACGCCTGTCGAAGGAGAGCACCGCGGTGAGCGCGAGCACGGCCGTCGCCCCCGCCAGCACAAGGTAGTCCCCGACCGGCAGCCCCTCATAGAGCGGCCTGCCCTCGGCGTAGTAGTGGAACGGCGAGACCCACTTCAGCCAGGAGATCGCGTCGAGGTTCCGGCCGATCGTGACCACGACGAAGCCGGCCACCACCCACACGCCGACCACGGCGGAGGCGATCGCCCTGCGCCCGGTGGCCGCGCCGACCGCCAGTCCCATCGTCCCGAACAGCAGCCCGACCAGGAGCACCCCGAGGTGCGCGGCCAGGATCCGGTCGAACGGCACCCCCATCTCCACGGCCTGGCTCGTCGCCCACGTGGCCAGCAGCGTCACGGCGGCAAGCACGAGCATCGCGGCCGCCAGCGCCGCGAACCTGTCCAGCACGAGCCGCCGCCGGTCCACCGGCAGCGTGACGACCAGCTCCAGCGTGCCCGACTCCTCCGGCTGGGCGATCGCCCGGTTGGCCAGGAGCATCGCGAACACGATGAACAGCATGGGGACGAAGAGCTGGTAGACGACCGTCTGCAGGTAGCCGGTGCCGGAGGCGAAGTCCCCGAGCCCGCCCATGAGGTCCTTTAGCGGCCCGGGGAACTTGGCCATGGCCATGGCGTCGTAGCTCTTGGGGTCCAGCCTGACGGTGGCGTACGCCCCCAGATAGACGCCCATGAAGGCGCTGATGCCCAGGCACCACGAGATGAGCGACCGCCGGTTGTCGCGCAGGCTCTTAGCGATCATGGTGTCGCTCCTCGTCGCCGTAGTAGGTCAGGAAGATCTCCTCAAGATCCGGCTCCGCGCTCACCATGTGCACCACGGTGAAGGCGGCCGCCGCCTTGATCAGCGCGTCCGGCCGACCGTCGATCGTGCAGCGCACGCCGGCGCCCTCCACGCGCAGGTCGCGCACGCCGGGCAGGTTCTCGAACGCCGCTCGCGGCACGGGCGCGTCGAAGTGCAGCTCGACCCGGCGCACCGCCTTCTCGCGCAGCGCCGCCACGTCCTCCACGGCCACCAGGCGCCCGTCCCGTACGATTCCGACCCGGTCCGAGACGTTCTCGACCTCGGCGAGCACGTGCGAGGACATCAGCACGGTTCGCCCGGACTGGCGCACCTCCCTGACCATGGCCAGGAACTCCTGCTGCACCAGCGGATCCAGCCCGCCCGTCGGCTCGTCCAGGATGAGGAGCTCCGGCTCGTGCATGAACGCCTGGATCAGCCCGACCTTCTGCTTGTTTCCCTTGGAGAGCTTGCGCATCTGCACCGACAGGTCGGCCTCGAGGCGCTCGGCCAGGGCGTCGATGCGCGTGTCCGGCACGCCGCCGCGCATCCTGCCGAGGAAGCGCAGGTAGTCCCTGGCCCGTTCGCGGCCCTCCAGCGCGAGCTCGCCCGGCAGGTAGCCGATCCTGGAGCGGGTCGCGGCCTCGCGCGGGGCGGCGCCGAGGATCCGTACCGTGCCCCGCGTGGGCCGGATCACGTCGAGCAGCAACCGGAGCGTGGTCGTCTTGCCTGCGCCGTTCGGCCCGAGATAGCCGAAGATCTCCCCCGGCCGGATCTCCAGCGTGAGATCTTCCAGGCCGCGGCGCCTGCCGTAATACTTGGTCAGCCCTTCGGCCCGCACCACTGCTGTCATGGCCGAATCGTCCCGCCGCGCGGGGGCCGCGTCACCGGACGGGTCCGGCAGCGTGCGGATGGCTTTGCTTCCGGGACGCGGCAACGAGAGGGTGTGTTGCGTGGAAACGGCGTTCGTGCTCGGTGGCGGTGGCGTGCTCGGCGCGCACGAGGTGGGCATGCTGCAGGCGCTCGACGAGGCGGGCATCCGCCCCGACCTCGTCGTGGGCACGTCCGTGGGCGCCCTGAACGGGGTGGTCATCGCCGCCGCCCCGTCCGAGGCGGTGGAGCGGCTGACCACGCTGTGGCGCTCCGACGTCGTACGTACGGCCTTCGCCGGCTCCTGGGTGGCCCGGTTGTCCACGCTGGCCAGGACCGGCACCCATCTGCACCCGATCGGGCCGTTGCGCGAGGTTCTGAGCCGAACGGTGGGGGTTTCGCGGATCGAGGAGCTGGAGGTCCCCTTCCAGTGCGTGGCGGCCTCGGTCGAGCGGGCGGCGGCGCACTGGTTCACCGGCGGGCCGCTGGTCGAGGCGGTGCTGGCGTCGTGCGCGGTGCCCGGGCTGCTGCCGCCCGTCGTGATCGGCGGCGAGCACTTCTACGACGGGGGGCTGGTGCACAGCATCCCCGTGGGGCGGGCCGTGCAGCTCGGCGCCAAGCGCGTCTACGTCCTGCACGTCGGGCGGATCGAACGGCCGCTGGCGCCGCCCAGGAGGTTCTGGG
This region includes:
- a CDS encoding quinone oxidoreductase family protein, with product MHAIIVSAPGGPEVLEYVERPDPVPGEGEIVVDVAASGVNFIDIYHRSGAYPLDLPTPIGSEGAGTVSAVGPGVQGIAVGDTVAWANVLGSYAEKAVVPADRAVPVPDGVPADVAAAAMLQGMTAHYLTHSTHEVREGDEVLVHAGAGGMGQLLVQLAKLRGAKVHATVSTSEKEKLARQAGADDVLRYDDFAEALRNKIDVVYDGVGKTTFEGGLEALRPRGLMALYGAASGPVPPIDPQILNRNGSLFLTRPTLVHYIAEREELLRRASDLFGWIKSGQLTINISHRYPLAEARQAHEDLAARRTTGKLLLIP
- a CDS encoding PucR family transcriptional regulator; amino-acid sequence: MAISGLPADLPADLLADLLGGHRQVLAEHAATGRLPAREALDAYRAAGRRAATLGVPLRTLVDCALAAGEGLPAALPALRKAVSALMEGYERAQLAAIREEEQAWREFVDDLLQGRAERLAERAEHFGLRLAGSYVVAVARGMRDGDQDRVERDLVARFGSHNVLVAVRDGLLVCVAPATLPAAVGEFTHHVRARFPAGWRVAVGRPQRGPGGVVASYREAAQALELADGLGLRADVVKAADLLVFPVLLRDRGAIEDLVTSVLSPLLGARGGHEPLLETLEAVFASHGNQTAAARRLELSPRAVTYRLERIRRLTGFSPDDPTQRFTLETAVLGARLLGWPASPRFSR
- a CDS encoding ABC transporter ATP-binding protein, yielding MTAVVRAEGLTKYYGRRRGLEDLTLEIRPGEIFGYLGPNGAGKTTTLRLLLDVIRPTRGTVRILGAAPREAATRSRIGYLPGELALEGRERARDYLRFLGRMRGGVPDTRIDALAERLEADLSVQMRKLSKGNKQKVGLIQAFMHEPELLILDEPTGGLDPLVQQEFLAMVREVRQSGRTVLMSSHVLAEVENVSDRVGIVRDGRLVAVEDVAALREKAVRRVELHFDAPVPRAAFENLPGVRDLRVEGAGVRCTIDGRPDALIKAAAAFTVVHMVSAEPDLEEIFLTYYGDEERHHDR
- a CDS encoding LysE family translocator, encoding MDIAGSVWSFALVVALLTLTPGLDTALVLRTSLLAGRRAAWGVTLGIQLGTLTWGVLTAAGLSALLAASRLGYEILRWAGVAYLVWMGLRMLLAKAAPHEEPEQAVRFGAGFRRGLVTNLLNPKVGAFYVAMLPHFIPDGAPHAAMGLLLAGVHVAEGLMWSAALIGFASLVSGFLRTPAVRRFLDRLTGVVIVGFGIRLALTD
- a CDS encoding TetR/AcrR family transcriptional regulator, which translates into the protein MESNKRPGGRSARVRDAVRQATLAELAERGYRGLTVENVAERSGVHKTTVYRRWGSVAGLISDALELARDEPWPIPDTGSIEGDLRGIVQLVRSGFDDPELGPVSSAFVAAAVQDPDAARALHEFFTARHEQSAEVVRRAVARGELPDVVDVREVIRVAVAPVYYRLFVAHEPVTERDADRAADAALAAARAGVL
- a CDS encoding ABC transporter permease subunit, with the protein product MIAKSLRDNRRSLISWCLGISAFMGVYLGAYATVRLDPKSYDAMAMAKFPGPLKDLMGGLGDFASGTGYLQTVVYQLFVPMLFIVFAMLLANRAIAQPEESGTLELVVTLPVDRRRLVLDRFAALAAAMLVLAAVTLLATWATSQAVEMGVPFDRILAAHLGVLLVGLLFGTMGLAVGAATGRRAIASAVVGVWVVAGFVVVTIGRNLDAISWLKWVSPFHYYAEGRPLYEGLPVGDYLVLAGATAVLALTAVLSFDRRDVGV
- a CDS encoding patatin-like phospholipase family protein; this encodes METAFVLGGGGVLGAHEVGMLQALDEAGIRPDLVVGTSVGALNGVVIAAAPSEAVERLTTLWRSDVVRTAFAGSWVARLSTLARTGTHLHPIGPLREVLSRTVGVSRIEELEVPFQCVAASVERAAAHWFTGGPLVEAVLASCAVPGLLPPVVIGGEHFYDGGLVHSIPVGRAVQLGAKRVYVLHVGRIERPLAPPRRFWEVGMVAFEIARRHRFAEDMASLPPGVEVHVLPAGMTEALSPLRYRDISQISACIERAYDASSRYLRNRGG
- a CDS encoding serine/threonine-protein kinase, producing the protein MSGETSHIGRYRLLSVLGRGGMGTVHLAEDPAGQRVAVKVINPELTQHEQFRMRFRREADAAQRVRRFCTAAVLEAALDGDQLYVVTEYVPGPDLEAAVRQSGPLRGSSLDALAVSVATALTAIHGAGVVHRDLKPSNVLLSPVGPRVIDFGIARALDTLGGVTGTGELVGTPRYMAPEVLRGEPVSPACDVFSWGCLVAFAASGRAPFGGDTLPSIVYQVLNTEPDLSEVEPGLRELVGAALRKDPAARPTAQQLLDQLVGRSAGPEQAAQTVQVAWQQATAPYTSVQQPSKGNRTKLIAGVAAAAAAVLVAGAVAAWAMFSPSGPPDMSVLYREDFTQTSGGWNGVYDPDETASYGYRTDGTYGLDVEKGSEERWAKAPIPFLIARPTTTPDPSATPTPMLPSSVVVAVTAEVKKSVGSGEYGVYCHNMDDDDTYYEFALDTTGKARIRRIVDGSGGTLAQPVQVDGLPGKARLVAACEQAGSAVRLTMWVNDQRVHQVEDPNGLGNGYVGLFARTPKDETSLLKTTFDDFELRGQKEP